The bacterium region TCGGGCAGGTCGACCGGGTCAGGGCGGGGCTTACACACGCCGCAGTGCAGCGCATCCTCCACAACCAGTGCCCGGACGCCCTTCGTGCCGGGCGACGTAAAGAGCGAGAGGACGTAGGGATGAAAGCGGGCATGTTCCTCGCAGATGCCACGGCCGCAAAACCGGCAGACACCC contains the following coding sequences:
- a CDS encoding DUF2180 family protein; the encoded protein is MDCWICKRTALGVCRFCGRGICEEHARFHPYVLSLFTSPGTKGVRALVVEDALHCGVCKPRPDPVDLPELG